A DNA window from Candidatus Paceibacterota bacterium contains the following coding sequences:
- a CDS encoding deaminase has product MKIITLSKLTKKLKPFTATLVGDVFDLFNIEHVRYLRECSKVGRPLVVVVQADKTAKIRSGFGRPIMNERQRAGMVAVLEFVDFVLILERPSDYEKYLQIIRPRNYIYPRGIMKHRKFTASLITERFPSIRIFFLDNNLHQYNADYFIKRLLMRRDYSKIKNPIARRLYFIADNSKAAIGKISALVTFDNKIVAESDNIESQNMHAEQIVLKKAKLKRIDLKKAKLYILIPPCKLCAQEILKSQLTQIYYLHPYGNDDGIKFLRVRGIKVKKMKLDK; this is encoded by the coding sequence ATGAAGATTATTACTCTCTCAAAACTTACAAAAAAGCTTAAGCCATTTACCGCCACTCTTGTTGGTGATGTTTTTGATTTGTTCAATATTGAGCATGTTCGCTATTTACGAGAATGCAGTAAGGTTGGGAGACCACTCGTTGTTGTAGTTCAAGCCGATAAGACAGCAAAAATCCGGTCTGGATTCGGCAGGCCGATAATGAACGAGAGACAGAGAGCTGGAATGGTTGCCGTCCTTGAATTTGTTGATTTTGTATTGATTCTCGAAAGACCATCTGACTATGAGAAATATTTACAGATCATAAGGCCCAGAAATTATATTTATCCAAGGGGCATAATGAAACATAGAAAATTTACCGCCAGCTTAATCACTGAAAGATTTCCAAGTATCAGGATATTTTTTCTTGACAATAATTTACATCAATATAACGCCGACTACTTTATAAAAAGACTTTTAATGCGTCGAGATTATTCCAAAATAAAAAACCCTATTGCCCGTCGCCTTTATTTTATTGCTGATAACAGCAAGGCGGCCATCGGAAAAATATCCGCACTGGTTACTTTTGATAATAAAATTGTGGCCGAATCAGACAACATTGAAAGCCAGAATATGCACGCCGAGCAGATTGTCTTAAAGAAAGCGAAATTAAAAAGGATTGATCTTAAGAAAGCCAAGCTCTATATTCTTATTCCGCCATGCAAACTTTGTGCTCAAGAAATACTCAAGAGCCAACTTACCCAAATATATTATCTACACCCTTACGGTAACGATGATGGAATAAAATTTTTACGAGTGCGCGGTATTAAAGTAAAAAAAATGAAATTAGATAAATAA
- a CDS encoding nucleoside-diphosphate kinase, giving the protein MSQFEVSMLVVKPDGVERGLVDPIRQILIRNGLVIKREVRKTLKPATVEMLYWNISDVRHRDYFSELVAFMSSSPVHIFIVDGYDAVNKVRQIIGKRVPASGIRSRWAESIIRNVAHGPHTPARAKREIQLLMEDYSMKKVFVIGGMSESGKSTLGRYLDQRGIKRLKITFFLKRAMEREGVNGDFVEWNNQNMKERPEWVFRTFADEFIPWITDQGIEFCCLESLYSAGLGVHLRKRLGPDKVVIVYVDMDEDIRLQRQMIRQNLTSLDEARKLMLPRDQIKREWGVPAIADVADIIIDNSDSMENLTRIADAMIARHCPELFI; this is encoded by the coding sequence ATGAGCCAGTTCGAAGTTTCCATGCTGGTGGTGAAGCCGGACGGCGTTGAGAGAGGGTTGGTGGATCCGATACGGCAAATCCTTATCCGAAACGGACTCGTGATCAAGCGAGAGGTTCGTAAGACGCTCAAACCGGCCACAGTAGAGATGCTCTACTGGAATATCAGCGATGTACGGCATCGCGATTACTTCTCTGAGTTGGTGGCCTTCATGTCGTCGTCGCCCGTACACATCTTCATTGTGGATGGATACGATGCCGTCAACAAGGTTCGCCAGATCATCGGAAAACGCGTGCCTGCTTCCGGAATCCGCTCCCGATGGGCGGAAAGCATCATCAGGAACGTCGCTCACGGTCCTCACACTCCAGCGAGGGCCAAGCGAGAAATACAACTTCTCATGGAGGACTACAGTATGAAAAAAGTGTTCGTTATCGGCGGGATGAGCGAGTCCGGCAAGAGCACCTTGGGTCGTTACCTCGACCAGCGTGGCATCAAGAGGTTGAAGATCACCTTCTTCCTGAAGCGCGCGATGGAACGCGAAGGCGTGAATGGCGATTTCGTTGAGTGGAATAACCAAAACATGAAGGAAAGGCCAGAGTGGGTCTTCCGGACGTTCGCCGATGAATTCATCCCGTGGATCACCGATCAGGGCATCGAATTCTGCTGCCTTGAAAGTCTCTATAGTGCTGGTCTCGGCGTTCACCTGCGTAAGCGCCTCGGGCCGGACAAGGTCGTTATCGTCTACGTGGACATGGATGAAGACATCCGTCTCCAACGGCAGATGATTCGTCAAAACCTCACCTCTTTGGATGAAGCGCGGAAGCTGATGTTGCCCCGTGATCAGATCAAGAGGGAGTGGGGAGTTCCCGCAATCGCAGATGTCGCCGACATCATCATCGACAATTCCGATTCAATGGAGAACTTGACGAGAATCGCGGACGCGATGATCGCCAGGCATTGTCCGGAACTGTTCATTTAG
- the rplI gene encoding 50S ribosomal protein L9, whose amino-acid sequence MKVILIEDVNGLGKKYEVKNVADGYARNFLIPNNLAKIATENALLWLEAQKEIMEKKTEDDLAKAQKVASKIDGMEIAIPVKLGEKGQLFEKITAVKIAEKLKEEGIEIEKKQIKLENPIEELGEYSVKIKLEHNLEPEVKVVVSEEL is encoded by the coding sequence ATGAAAGTAATTCTTATAGAAGACGTAAACGGACTGGGAAAAAAGTATGAGGTAAAAAACGTTGCCGATGGATACGCTAGGAATTTTTTAATTCCTAATAATTTGGCAAAGATAGCAACTGAAAATGCTTTGCTTTGGCTTGAAGCCCAGAAAGAGATAATGGAAAAGAAAACGGAAGATGATTTGGCAAAAGCCCAAAAAGTTGCCTCGAAAATTGACGGAATGGAAATAGCAATTCCGGTCAAACTTGGAGAAAAAGGCCAGCTTTTTGAAAAAATTACTGCCGTTAAAATTGCAGAGAAGTTAAAGGAAGAGGGGATTGAAATTGAAAAAAAGCAGATTAAATTGGAAAATCCGATAGAAGAACTGGGAGAATATTCTGTCAAAATCAAGCTTGAACATAATCTTGAACCGGAAGTTAAAGTTGTCGTTTCGGAAGAGTTATAA
- a CDS encoding FAD-dependent oxidoreductase gives MNKKEQKTDCIIVGAGIFGLYAASLLVRQGQRVAIIDKSVRPFSRASAINQARVHNGYHYPRSYETAKKVAEYYARFIREFNFAINDSFKQVYAISSKGSKTSAQEFTNFCRKVNIPLQKIDADLYFKKGSVEAAFLTQECSFDFAKIRDFLIDKIGNSATYYYNTGIKAVEKVNPSYNVILDNDTCLSAPLVINASYSGINEVINKFGQNFFDLKYELCEMVLCEVPKKFKNLGITVMDGDFFSIMPFGDSNLHVLTSVGHTPHSVSCDKFPIFENHANKSICEMHGVSGCVVCSQNLRSAWNKMYALSQSFLKHNFKIEYKDSKFEIKAILRSSENDDSRPTIIKYHTSNPTFISVLSGKISTIYDLEKICKQPDRLEISSSSEKVVKVVK, from the coding sequence ATGAATAAAAAAGAACAAAAAACAGATTGCATAATTGTTGGAGCCGGCATTTTTGGATTGTATGCGGCTTCGCTTTTAGTCAGACAGGGTCAACGTGTTGCTATTATAGACAAAAGTGTCAGACCATTTTCTCGTGCCAGCGCAATCAATCAGGCGAGGGTGCATAATGGTTATCACTACCCGCGTAGCTACGAAACCGCCAAAAAGGTAGCGGAGTATTACGCTAGATTTATTCGAGAATTTAATTTTGCCATTAACGACTCTTTTAAGCAGGTATATGCTATTTCAAGTAAGGGGTCCAAAACATCCGCACAAGAATTTACTAATTTTTGCAGAAAAGTAAACATACCTCTTCAAAAAATAGATGCTGATTTATATTTTAAAAAGGGTTCTGTAGAAGCTGCCTTTTTAACACAGGAGTGCAGTTTTGATTTTGCCAAGATACGAGATTTTCTTATAGATAAAATTGGAAATTCAGCGACTTATTATTACAACACTGGCATCAAAGCGGTTGAAAAAGTAAATCCATCATATAATGTCATTCTAGATAACGACACCTGCTTGTCGGCTCCTCTCGTTATTAACGCATCATACTCTGGGATTAATGAAGTGATTAATAAATTTGGCCAGAATTTTTTTGACTTAAAATACGAATTGTGCGAAATGGTTCTTTGTGAAGTACCTAAAAAATTCAAAAATTTAGGGATTACTGTAATGGACGGCGATTTCTTTTCTATCATGCCCTTTGGGGACTCCAACCTTCACGTATTAACTTCCGTTGGACACACTCCTCATTCTGTTTCTTGCGACAAGTTTCCGATTTTTGAGAATCATGCTAATAAGTCTATTTGTGAAATGCACGGAGTCAGTGGATGTGTTGTTTGTTCACAAAATTTAAGATCGGCCTGGAATAAGATGTATGCACTAAGTCAGTCATTTCTAAAACACAATTTTAAAATTGAATACAAAGATTCAAAATTTGAAATAAAGGCAATATTAAGGTCTTCGGAAAATGACGATTCTAGGCCGACAATTATTAAATATCATACAAGTAACCCGACTTTTATCAGTGTTCTGTCGGGGAAAATTAGTACTATCTATGACCTTGAGAAAATTTGCAAGCAACCCGATCGTTTAGAAATTTCGTCTTCTTCCGAAAAAGTTGTCAAAGTGGTAAAATAG
- a CDS encoding CTP synthase, which translates to MPKYIFISGGVMSGIGKGIVTSSIGKVLKSKGFKVTAIKIDPYVNVDAGTMNPLEHGEVFVTEDGIECDQDIGNYERFLEENIFSDNYITTGRVYQSVINRERNLEYKGRCVEVVPDIPNEVISRIKKAGEKAKADFILIEIGGTVGEYQNMLFLEAGRMLKLSNPKDTLFVLVSYLPVPKLLGEMKTKPTQYAVRTLNSAGIQPDIIIARSAVSLDNVRKKKISVFCNVLPEDVISAPDAETIYEVPLLFEKDNLGNRILQKLKMKPKKNDLKDLSRFVNFVKNNKKEVKIGIVGKYFEIGNFTLLDSYISIIESIKHAAYNLKSRPEIVWISSEKYEKNSKKLKELKECDGIIIPGGFGVRGVEGKIKAIEYCRKNKIPFFGLCLGMQLAVIEFARNVCGIKKAGSREFDDNCKYPVIDIMDEQKNLLKEKNYGGTMRLGAYSCELKKGTLAKSCYKKNLISERHRHRYELNNSYRDLLEKKGLVLSGRNPERDLVEIIEIKKHPFFLGTQFHPEFKSSPLSPHPLFSGFIKACLREH; encoded by the coding sequence ATGCCTAAATATATTTTTATCTCAGGAGGAGTTATGTCAGGAATTGGAAAAGGAATTGTAACCTCTTCAATAGGAAAAGTTCTAAAGAGCAAAGGATTTAAAGTAACGGCGATTAAAATAGACCCCTATGTCAATGTTGATGCCGGGACCATGAATCCTCTTGAACACGGAGAGGTTTTTGTCACCGAAGACGGAATAGAATGCGATCAAGACATTGGAAACTACGAAAGATTTTTAGAGGAAAATATATTTAGCGACAACTATATTACCACAGGCAGGGTTTATCAGTCGGTAATAAACAGAGAAAGAAACCTTGAGTATAAGGGACGTTGCGTGGAGGTTGTTCCTGATATTCCAAACGAAGTAATTTCAAGGATAAAGAAAGCGGGAGAAAAAGCGAAAGCAGATTTTATTCTTATAGAAATTGGAGGGACTGTCGGGGAATATCAAAATATGCTTTTTCTTGAAGCGGGAAGAATGTTAAAGCTGTCTAACCCAAAAGACACGCTTTTTGTTTTGGTAAGTTATCTCCCTGTTCCAAAGCTTCTTGGCGAGATGAAAACTAAACCGACCCAATATGCCGTTAGGACTTTAAATTCAGCCGGAATCCAGCCTGATATCATAATAGCCCGCAGTGCTGTTTCTCTTGATAATGTTAGAAAGAAAAAAATATCTGTTTTTTGCAATGTATTGCCGGAGGACGTAATTTCTGCTCCTGATGCAGAAACAATATATGAGGTTCCTCTATTGTTTGAAAAAGACAATTTAGGAAACAGGATACTTCAAAAATTAAAAATGAAGCCCAAAAAGAATGATTTGAAAGATTTGTCCCGATTTGTAAATTTTGTTAAAAATAACAAGAAGGAGGTTAAAATAGGAATAGTCGGCAAATATTTTGAAATAGGAAATTTCACCCTTCTTGATTCATATATCTCTATTATAGAATCAATAAAACATGCTGCCTATAATCTTAAATCAAGACCGGAGATAGTTTGGATTTCTTCTGAAAAGTATGAAAAAAACTCTAAAAAATTAAAGGAACTGAAAGAGTGCGACGGCATTATTATTCCCGGAGGATTTGGGGTAAGAGGAGTTGAGGGGAAAATAAAGGCGATAGAATATTGCAGAAAAAACAAAATTCCTTTTTTCGGGCTTTGTTTGGGAATGCAGCTTGCAGTTATAGAATTTGCAAGGAATGTCTGCGGTATCAAAAAAGCCGGATCAAGGGAATTTGACGATAATTGCAAATATCCCGTTATTGATATCATGGATGAACAAAAAAATCTGCTGAAAGAAAAAAATTACGGCGGAACAATGCGCCTGGGAGCTTATTCTTGCGAGCTTAAAAAAGGAACTTTGGCAAAAAGCTGTTATAAAAAGAATCTTATTTCCGAGCGCCATCGCCATCGTTATGAGTTAAATAATAGCTATAGGGATTTATTGGAAAAAAAAGGACTGGTTTTATCGGGAAGAAATCCCGAAAGAGACCTTGTTGAAATTATTGAAATAAAAAAGCACCCATTTTTTCTGGGTACTCAGTTTCATCCGGAGTTTAAATCAAGCCCTTTGTCTCCTCATCCTTTGTTTTCAGGATTTATTAAGGCCTGTCTTAGAGAACATTAA
- the rpmA gene encoding 50S ribosomal protein L27 yields MATTKSAGATKLGRDSQPKYLGVKLFDGQKVKTGNIIIRQRGTRFLAGKNVKRGADDTLFALKDGIVKFTTKRKKRFDGSQRIAKVVNVL; encoded by the coding sequence ATGGCTACAACTAAATCCGCGGGAGCGACAAAACTAGGAAGAGATTCCCAGCCAAAATATTTGGGAGTTAAGCTTTTTGACGGCCAAAAAGTGAAAACGGGAAATATCATTATAAGACAAAGAGGAACCAGATTTTTAGCGGGAAAAAACGTAAAGCGCGGAGCAGATGACACTCTTTTTGCTCTCAAAGACGGCATTGTTAAATTCACCACAAAAAGAAAAAAGCGCTTTGACGGTTCTCAAAGAATTGCCAAGGTTGTTAATGTTCTCTAA
- a CDS encoding tyrosine-type recombinase/integrase, translating to MKKTSISIKGLFPEFLDWLELEKGLSAKSQENYSRFLKKFFDFLKFSNLEEIKPHEITNDHIWKYRLFLSRQSKTPLRRSTQNYYLIALRSLLSYFAEKDILSLPPEKVKLPKSKSEKTVNFLNPEQVKKLLEAPNIDDIAGLRDRAMLETLFSTGLRVAELVSLDKEQIKLKDGIKYLEIGIIGKGSHPRTIYLSERAINCLRSYLLTRKDKEKALFINYRGKKTGGRLNIRSVERIVKKYVALSGLPMTTSCHTLRHSFATDLLIKGVDLRVVQEFLGHKNIATTQIYTHITKPHLKEIHSKYHKLQ from the coding sequence ATGAAAAAAACAAGCATTTCAATAAAAGGCCTTTTCCCTGAATTTTTGGATTGGCTTGAGCTTGAGAAAGGATTATCTGCAAAAAGCCAGGAAAATTATTCAAGATTTTTAAAAAAGTTTTTTGATTTTTTAAAATTTTCTAATCTGGAAGAAATAAAACCTCACGAAATAACAAACGATCATATATGGAAATATCGCCTCTTTCTTTCAAGGCAGTCAAAAACACCGCTAAGAAGATCAACCCAAAACTACTATCTAATAGCCCTAAGGTCTCTTTTATCCTATTTTGCTGAAAAAGACATCCTTTCGTTGCCTCCTGAGAAAGTAAAACTTCCGAAAAGCAAATCGGAAAAAACAGTTAACTTCTTAAATCCAGAACAGGTTAAAAAGCTTCTGGAAGCCCCAAATATAGATGATATTGCCGGATTAAGAGATAGAGCCATGCTTGAAACCCTCTTTTCTACCGGATTGCGGGTAGCAGAACTCGTTTCTCTTGATAAAGAGCAAATAAAGCTAAAAGACGGCATAAAATACCTTGAAATAGGGATCATAGGCAAAGGAAGCCATCCCAGGACCATATACCTCTCAGAAAGGGCCATAAACTGCCTCAGAAGCTATCTTTTGACAAGGAAAGACAAGGAAAAAGCCCTTTTTATTAACTACAGAGGAAAAAAAACCGGAGGACGGCTTAATATAAGAAGCGTTGAAAGAATTGTTAAAAAATATGTGGCTCTTTCCGGCCTTCCTATGACAACTTCCTGTCATACATTAAGGCATAGTTTTGCCACCGATTTACTTATTAAGGGCGTTGACCTTCGCGTTGTTCAGGAATTTTTAGGGCATAAAAATATCGCCACAACTCAAATATATACCCATATTACAAAACCCCACCTCAAAGAGATACACAGTAAATATCATAAGCTTCAATAA
- a CDS encoding NAD(P)-dependent oxidoreductase, with protein sequence MKSSKRIIITGSRGSLGKILQKELQDIFDLVCIDKKPDREETIALDITNDYEKFRNILKGNDVIIHLAWDALEDFPSENIVQQNKVMAENVYRAAVEKNTSRVIIASSVHANDYSRVPTGTYLSPKSECWPDTPYGATKIYIEHLGRYYSRKHDIEVICIRFGGVNERNEIRFNEDPLYDKVLLYKEDFVQLIRMCIEVKKVPDNFAVFYAVSNMKGRVHSLDNFLGWKPSFPKK encoded by the coding sequence ATGAAATCATCAAAGCGAATAATCATCACAGGTAGCCGAGGTTCTTTGGGAAAAATTTTGCAAAAGGAATTGCAAGACATATTTGATTTGGTGTGTATAGATAAGAAACCTGATAGAGAAGAAACAATTGCTCTGGATATTACTAACGATTATGAAAAATTTAGAAATATTCTCAAAGGTAATGACGTTATTATTCACTTGGCGTGGGACGCGCTAGAAGACTTTCCAAGCGAAAATATTGTTCAGCAAAATAAAGTTATGGCGGAGAATGTTTATCGAGCTGCGGTGGAAAAAAATACTTCTCGCGTTATTATCGCAAGTTCGGTCCACGCCAACGATTATTCAAGGGTTCCGACTGGTACATATCTTAGCCCTAAATCAGAATGTTGGCCAGACACTCCTTACGGAGCAACTAAAATCTATATTGAACATTTGGGTCGTTATTATTCAAGAAAGCACGATATAGAAGTGATTTGCATCCGTTTCGGCGGTGTCAATGAAAGAAATGAGATCAGATTTAACGAAGATCCTTTGTATGATAAAGTTTTGCTGTATAAAGAAGATTTTGTACAGCTAATACGGATGTGCATTGAGGTCAAGAAAGTACCCGATAATTTTGCCGTCTTTTACGCAGTTTCCAACATGAAGGGACGAGTTCATTCATTAGATAACTTCTTGGGTTGGAAACCTAGCTTCCCAAAGAAATGA
- the uppS gene encoding polyprenyl diphosphate synthase, producing MEKKIPYHLGLIIDGNRRWAREKNLPVFSGHKKGLENLERIGDYLLLKGVKILTVYVFSYENWKRAEREVNFLMRLLLGALSDRAVSKLHKKGVKINIIGSKEKLSSEVKKRIKIAQETTKDNKKGILNLAVSYSGRREIVSAVKKIIEEKISVEKITEDFFEKFLYTENMSHPDLIIRTGGEHRLSNFLIWQSAYSELYFSNKMWPSFNERDIDKALIDYSKRERRFGK from the coding sequence ATGGAAAAAAAAATACCATATCACTTGGGATTGATTATTGACGGAAACAGAAGATGGGCCAGGGAAAAAAATCTTCCCGTTTTTAGCGGTCATAAAAAAGGATTGGAAAATTTAGAGAGGATAGGGGATTACTTGCTTTTAAAAGGAGTAAAGATTTTAACGGTGTATGTTTTTTCTTATGAAAATTGGAAAAGAGCTGAAAGAGAAGTTAACTTTTTAATGCGTCTTCTTTTGGGTGCCCTTAGCGATAGGGCTGTGTCGAAATTACATAAAAAAGGAGTTAAGATTAATATTATTGGAAGCAAGGAAAAACTTTCCTCTGAAGTAAAAAAAAGAATAAAAATTGCTCAAGAAACTACCAAAGACAACAAGAAGGGGATATTGAATCTTGCTGTTTCATATAGCGGAAGAAGAGAAATAGTAAGCGCAGTTAAAAAAATAATTGAAGAAAAAATTTCTGTTGAAAAAATAACAGAGGATTTTTTTGAAAAATTTCTTTATACTGAAAATATGTCTCATCCGGATTTAATAATCAGAACAGGAGGGGAGCATCGTCTTTCTAATTTTCTAATCTGGCAGTCCGCATATTCAGAGCTTTATTTTTCAAATAAAATGTGGCCGTCTTTTAATGAAAGAGATATTGATAAGGCCCTTATTGATTATAGCAAGCGTGAAAGAAGGTTTGGGAAATAA
- a CDS encoding FAD-dependent oxidoreductase, giving the protein MNKKIAIIGGGTIGLYLALKLIEKGNKVVLFEKRKEIGTDVCSGIFSEKIFKFIPESKNIVEKEIKSALLRFPKKTIHLLFKERFFLFSHSSLDKILYSKVKESVILGKEIKSIPQGFDRVIGCDGANSFIRKSLGLKKPKLKVGIRGFLKEKDSSDFVETWPLREGFVWKIPRKEVIEYGIMEKPEIAKKALALFLKKDKINLEEIDARIIPCGFSIPKKGKVTLCGDAAGITKPWSGGGVIWGLKSADILVETFPDFELYHKRMRKFFKRKIAFYNLMTKSVYFAGENIPFLIPKTVKIEPDFLL; this is encoded by the coding sequence ATGAATAAAAAAATAGCAATTATAGGAGGAGGAACAATTGGCCTTTATCTTGCCCTAAAATTGATAGAAAAAGGCAATAAAGTCGTTCTTTTTGAAAAAAGGAAAGAAATTGGAACCGATGTTTGTTCGGGAATATTTTCCGAAAAGATTTTTAAGTTTATTCCGGAAAGTAAAAATATAGTCGAAAAGGAGATAAAATCGGCTCTTCTTCGCTTTCCTAAAAAAACAATTCACCTTCTTTTTAAAGAAAGGTTTTTTTTATTTTCCCACTCTTCTCTTGATAAAATTTTATACTCCAAAGTGAAAGAAAGCGTTATTTTGGGGAAAGAAATAAAAAGCATTCCCCAAGGGTTTGACAGGGTAATAGGATGCGATGGGGCAAATTCTTTTATTAGAAAATCTCTCGGCCTTAAGAAGCCGAAATTGAAGGTTGGAATAAGAGGATTTTTAAAAGAAAAGGATAGTTCCGACTTTGTTGAAACATGGCCTCTTAGGGAAGGATTTGTGTGGAAAATACCAAGAAAAGAAGTGATTGAATACGGAATTATGGAAAAACCGGAAATAGCGAAAAAAGCACTTGCTCTTTTTTTAAAAAAAGATAAAATTAACCTTGAAGAAATTGATGCCAGAATTATTCCTTGCGGTTTTTCAATTCCGAAAAAGGGAAAAGTTACTCTTTGCGGGGATGCTGCCGGAATCACCAAGCCATGGTCAGGAGGAGGGGTTATTTGGGGGTTGAAATCCGCTGATATTTTAGTTGAAACCTTTCCGGACTTTGAACTTTACCACAAAAGAATGAGAAAGTTTTTCAAAAGAAAGATTGCCTTTTACAATTTAATGACAAAATCCGTATATTTTGCAGGAGAAAATATTCCTTTTTTAATTCCTAAAACTGTTAAAATAGAGCCGGACTTTTTATTATAA
- a CDS encoding S41 family peptidase, producing the protein MFKFPSYKFKSPFVILFFVFIFGTGFLVGKYSINARPYLSDKADIGLFWEAWDLLERRYIDSQSLDYKKMVYGAISGMIEALEDPPTVFFDPQDAKRFLEDTRGNFEGVGMEISMKNGQLKIVTPLEGTPAEKAGLRAGDIIIKIGEVFASDITVEEAVSLIRGEKGTEIVFTIYRDNWDLPKDFVITRGLIEIPSMRFEIIEKDNLKIAHIKLIHFSLKSSFDFSKIAKEILDSSANGIILDLRNNPGGYFDEAKEIADWFLIKDQIITIQEGKRENIEYRATGNGNLSGYPIVILINYGSASASEILASAIRDNMDAVIVGEQSFGKGSVQELVTLSDGSKIKVTISKWLTPKGNLIDKVGIVPDVVIDMSEEDYEEDKDVYLDTAIEILKDMR; encoded by the coding sequence ATGTTTAAATTTCCGTCGTACAAATTTAAAAGCCCTTTTGTAATTCTCTTTTTCGTATTTATCTTCGGAACAGGTTTTCTTGTTGGAAAATATTCTATCAATGCAAGACCTTATTTATCAGATAAAGCCGACATCGGCCTTTTTTGGGAGGCCTGGGATCTTCTTGAAAGAAGATATATTGATTCTCAGTCGCTAGATTACAAGAAAATGGTTTATGGGGCAATATCCGGAATGATTGAAGCGCTTGAGGATCCTCCTACCGTCTTTTTTGACCCTCAGGACGCTAAGCGTTTTTTAGAAGACACAAGGGGTAATTTTGAAGGAGTGGGGATGGAAATAAGCATGAAAAACGGACAGCTTAAAATAGTGACTCCTCTTGAAGGCACTCCAGCCGAAAAAGCAGGCCTTAGAGCTGGCGATATCATAATTAAAATAGGAGAGGTTTTCGCTTCCGATATTACAGTAGAAGAAGCGGTTTCTTTAATCAGGGGGGAAAAGGGAACAGAGATTGTTTTTACTATTTATAGAGATAATTGGGATTTGCCGAAGGATTTTGTAATTACAAGAGGATTGATTGAAATTCCCTCAATGCGCTTTGAAATTATAGAAAAAGACAATCTTAAAATTGCTCATATAAAGTTAATACATTTTTCCTTAAAGTCCAGTTTTGATTTTTCCAAAATTGCAAAGGAAATATTGGACAGTTCGGCAAACGGAATAATTCTTGATTTAAGAAATAATCCTGGGGGGTATTTTGATGAGGCAAAAGAAATTGCCGATTGGTTTTTAATAAAAGATCAGATAATTACCATTCAAGAGGGAAAAAGAGAGAATATAGAGTATAGGGCTACCGGAAACGGCAATCTTTCCGGTTATCCGATAGTAATTTTAATCAATTACGGCTCGGCTTCAGCTTCGGAAATTTTAGCTTCAGCAATAAGAGACAATATGGACGCTGTTATAGTAGGGGAACAATCTTTTGGAAAAGGTTCTGTCCAGGAGCTTGTAACTTTAAGTGACGGTTCAAAAATAAAAGTGACTATATCAAAATGGCTCACTCCTAAAGGAAATTTAATAGATAAAGTTGGCATTGTTCCTGATGTTGTTATTGATATGTCTGAAGAGGATTACGAAGAAGACAAAGATGTTTATCTTGATACTGCTATTGAAATATTAAAAGATATGAGATAA
- a CDS encoding sugar phosphate isomerase/epimerase, which produces MTKIAISNLAWRKSEDEKVFNIIRDLNVLNMEISPFRDASTLPEAKEQFYNETSKLLNQYGIHVAAFQALMFRYPEVSIFEGATARNKILKHLRGVLEFLNQIGATVAVFGSPKNKIRGTLPHNKAMGIAKDFFIQIAEQARLYNVIFCIEPTPTAYGADFICNTQEAVDFVKTISHRSLKINLDIGSSILNGEDIEKIINKNIDYVGHVHISEPYLKTINLSRPLHRSIARTLNDGNYNGFVSVEMRPSDRQNIKNISKIISFVKNIYQ; this is translated from the coding sequence ATGACAAAAATTGCGATTTCAAATTTAGCCTGGAGAAAATCGGAAGACGAGAAAGTTTTTAATATTATACGTGATTTGAACGTACTGAATATGGAAATCAGTCCATTTCGAGATGCCAGCACCTTACCGGAGGCAAAAGAACAGTTCTATAACGAAACCTCGAAATTATTAAATCAATACGGGATACACGTTGCGGCTTTTCAAGCGCTGATGTTCAGGTATCCTGAAGTTTCTATTTTTGAAGGAGCAACCGCTCGCAACAAAATATTGAAGCACCTAAGAGGCGTTTTGGAGTTTTTAAATCAGATTGGTGCAACTGTTGCGGTATTCGGTTCGCCCAAAAATAAAATCAGAGGCACACTGCCGCACAATAAAGCTATGGGTATTGCGAAAGATTTTTTCATACAAATAGCAGAACAGGCCAGGCTTTATAATGTAATTTTTTGTATTGAGCCAACGCCAACCGCCTATGGTGCTGATTTCATTTGTAATACACAAGAAGCTGTAGATTTTGTTAAAACGATTAGCCATCGTTCTCTCAAAATTAATTTAGATATTGGCTCGTCAATTTTGAACGGGGAAGATATTGAGAAAATAATAAACAAGAACATTGACTATGTAGGCCATGTACATATAAGCGAGCCGTATTTGAAAACTATTAACCTTAGCCGACCACTTCATAGAAGCATCGCTAGAACTCTCAATGATGGAAATTATAATGGGTTTGTCTCTGTTGAGATGCGACCGAGTGACAGACAAAATATTAAAAATATTTCTAAGATAATTTCCTTTGTAAAAAATATTTACCAGTAA